ACAAAATTACAGCGATCTCAGCGCATCGTTAGAGAAAGACCGTATGGAGCGTCAGACGAAGGATGCGGAAATGCAAAAACAGCTCTTGGAAGTCCAGACGACCGTTCTTAGTCAGGGAAATGAGTCACGGTCCATGATGCAGAAGTTACTGGACCACAACATGGCGAAAGATAAAACAGAATACGAAAATGAAATCTACCTTAAACGCCAACAAGAGAAGCGCCTTGAATACCGCCAAAAAGAGCTATGGAAGAATATCGGTAAGGTTACGGGGTGGGCTGTTGGTGGCTCTAGCTTTTTGTATTTGGTTTATGAATTTCTTACAAGGATGTGAGCAGCTTGTCATTTATTGAGGAACTAGCGCCATATGCAATCAAACACGGGAGGGCATCTAATGTCCTGCCGTCTCTTATTGTTGCCCAAGGGATCCTGGAGAGTGCTTGGGGCGAGTCAGTGCTTGCTGTACAGGCTAACAACCTATTCGGCATCAAAGTAGGTGCTGGGTGGGAGGGCGAGGTTCATCGCAAGCGCACAGCCGAGCATAAGGCAAACGGCGAGGTCTATTACATTTATGCGGATTTTAGAGCCTATCCAACACTTGAGGGCTGCGTGAAAGACCTCTGCCATAAATACACTCACGGCACTGGTTGGGAGTCACACAATCGCTATGCTGCAGTAATCGGAGAGAGGGGCTATAAGCGTGCGACTGCAGCAGTTAAGGCAGCTGGTTACGCCACTGACGTTGAGTATCCAACCAAATTAAATCGCATAATTGAGCAGTACGACCTTACACAATACGATGGGGAGCGTGACATGATGTACAAATTTGAGCGTATCAGTAACCTGACCGATGCCCGGACAACTCTTCCGCATCATAGTTGGGAGACTTATGACAACCACGGCATTGCCAGCAAGAAATACATTGCCATCCACCACAGTCTTACTAAAACCGGGAGCGCGAAGGCTTATGCAAAGTATCATGTGGAGTATCACGGCTGGCCAGCCATCGCTTATCATTTTGTGATTGAGCAAGATGGGGAGATTGTCTGGTGCCACGACCCTGGTATCCTTTCCTACCACGTTGGTGACAGCAATCTTCAATCGCTAGGCATCTGTTTGACAGGGGATTTCCGCACACAGGAGCCTACTGCTGCACAGGAGGCGTCACTTAGGTTGCTTGTGACTGCACTTAAACAAGATTTGCCGAATTACACGGACACACTAGGTCA
The genomic region above belongs to Aureibacillus halotolerans and contains:
- a CDS encoding glucosaminidase domain-containing protein, whose translation is MSFIEELAPYAIKHGRASNVLPSLIVAQGILESAWGESVLAVQANNLFGIKVGAGWEGEVHRKRTAEHKANGEVYYIYADFRAYPTLEGCVKDLCHKYTHGTGWESHNRYAAVIGERGYKRATAAVKAAGYATDVEYPTKLNRIIEQYDLTQYDGERDMMYKFERISNLTDARTTLPHHSWETYDNHGIASKKYIAIHHSLTKTGSAKAYAKYHVEYHGWPAIAYHFVIEQDGEIVWCHDPGILSYHVGDSNLQSLGICLTGDFRTQEPTAAQEASLRLLVTALKQDLPNYTDTLGHNELPGYSWKQCPCFDFRAVLDHKVLPINDISNKDGNEIEYWASILETESGTWAYKKLCAFFNVQGSKEINTNQFDYLKSLIEIGGGGARWAEQYIDGYLNVNQVQYLASLINSDNAGKKSWALSELPKYL